One genomic segment of Caballeronia sp. TF1N1 includes these proteins:
- the epsC gene encoding serine O-acetyltransferase EpsC, with translation MQNKSLPEQAAPSDSSTHAPHEWGLSRIVADLRQSREELHRTRHPLGIRELPSREAIVRIVNGLRSALFPTHYGAPDLTDESVDYYVGQTLETTLRLLHEQIRRALRFLPEHRETGEAEVTAQAFAIAREFGSQLPEIRALLVSDIQAAFTGDPAAQHITEILLCYPGIWAMTHHRLAHALHRLGVPLLARFINEIAHSLTGIDIHPGATIGPSFFIDHGTGVVIGETAVIGRHVRVYQAVTLGAKSFPSSSDGVLVKGNARHPVVEDDVVIYAGATILGRVVIGKGSVIGGNVWLTHSVPPGSSVSQGKIREGSGADSPSNGYGA, from the coding sequence ATGCAGAACAAGTCCTTACCCGAGCAGGCAGCGCCATCCGATTCTTCCACTCACGCGCCCCACGAATGGGGCTTGTCGCGCATCGTCGCCGACTTACGCCAATCGCGCGAGGAACTGCATCGCACGCGGCATCCGCTTGGCATACGTGAGTTGCCTTCGCGCGAGGCGATCGTGAGGATCGTCAACGGCCTGCGCTCCGCGCTCTTTCCCACGCACTACGGCGCGCCCGATCTGACCGATGAAAGCGTCGACTACTATGTCGGCCAGACGCTGGAAACTACCCTGCGTCTCTTGCATGAGCAGATTCGCCGCGCGCTGCGCTTCTTGCCCGAGCATCGTGAGACGGGCGAAGCGGAGGTCACGGCGCAAGCGTTCGCCATTGCGCGCGAGTTCGGCTCGCAGTTGCCGGAGATTCGCGCGCTGCTCGTCAGCGACATTCAGGCTGCCTTCACGGGCGACCCCGCCGCGCAGCACATCACCGAGATTCTGCTGTGCTATCCCGGCATCTGGGCGATGACGCATCACCGGCTCGCGCATGCGTTGCATCGGTTGGGCGTGCCGCTGCTCGCGCGCTTTATCAATGAGATCGCGCATTCGCTGACGGGTATCGACATTCATCCGGGCGCGACCATCGGGCCGAGCTTCTTCATCGATCACGGCACAGGCGTGGTGATCGGCGAAACGGCCGTGATCGGCCGGCATGTGCGCGTGTATCAGGCCGTGACGCTGGGCGCAAAGAGCTTTCCGTCCAGCAGCGACGGCGTGCTCGTGAAAGGCAACGCGCGGCATCCGGTTGTCGAGGACGATGTCGTGATCTACGCGGGCGCGACCATTCTCGGGCGCGTGGTCATCGGCAAGGGCTCGGTAATCGGCGGCAACGTTTGGCTCACGCACAGCGTGCCGCCGGGCAGCAGCGTTTCGCAGGGCAAGATCCGCGAAGGCAGCGGCGCCGATTCACCGAGCAACGGTTACGGCGCTTGA
- a CDS encoding DUF3005 domain-containing protein yields the protein MNNAESNESQDKQADRAADSPIKTPSAETARVNMSDAKKAESGREAHAGAGAGAGAKQESAGQADRNIGPLGTPESRPRGIDVANDETLDDTVDADGKNIQAKRYEQMQATDPDAVINSNATHANHVAEQGDGFGGFDSRPGRNGILLALDHGYRVIDRGMVPPSIRAVEENQVYVSRDAHGNTLRGRKHYALNHMRPSRLFEIDKS from the coding sequence ATGAATAACGCCGAATCCAACGAGTCCCAAGATAAGCAAGCCGATCGCGCCGCCGACAGCCCGATCAAGACGCCGAGCGCGGAGACTGCGCGCGTGAACATGAGCGATGCAAAGAAGGCCGAGTCCGGCCGCGAGGCGCATGCAGGCGCGGGCGCGGGCGCGGGCGCGAAGCAGGAAAGCGCGGGCCAGGCCGACCGCAATATCGGACCGCTCGGCACGCCGGAATCGCGGCCGCGCGGCATCGACGTCGCCAACGACGAGACCCTCGACGACACCGTCGATGCCGATGGCAAGAACATCCAGGCGAAGCGCTATGAGCAGATGCAGGCCACCGATCCGGATGCCGTCATCAATTCGAACGCGACGCATGCCAACCATGTCGCCGAGCAAGGCGACGGCTTTGGCGGATTCGACAGCCGGCCAGGTCGCAACGGAATATTGCTGGCGCTAGATCACGGTTATCGCGTGATCGACCGCGGGATGGTGCCGCCAAGCATTCGCGCCGTCGAGGAAAATCAGGTTTACGTGAGCCGCGATGCACATGGCAACACCTTGCGTGGCCGTAAGCATTACGCCCTGAATCACATGCGGCCTTCGCGGCTTTTCGAAATCGACAAGTCGTAA